From Pseudomonadota bacterium, a single genomic window includes:
- the msrB gene encoding peptide-methionine (R)-S-oxide reductase MsrB, whose product MSKYERSEDAIKSLNSQQFQVTQEDATERAFHNQYWDHKEPGIYVDVVSGEPLFASVHKYDSGSGWPSFWQPLVADHVLELQDRSHGMLRTEVRSKHGDSHLGHLFPDGPKPTGMRYCINSASLRFVAANDLRDAGYQEFLALFE is encoded by the coding sequence ATGAGCAAGTATGAGCGCAGCGAGGATGCGATCAAGTCACTGAACTCACAGCAGTTTCAGGTTACTCAGGAGGACGCGACGGAACGCGCATTCCACAATCAGTACTGGGATCATAAGGAGCCCGGTATCTACGTCGACGTGGTGAGCGGCGAACCGCTCTTTGCCTCCGTGCACAAGTACGACTCCGGCTCCGGCTGGCCGAGCTTCTGGCAGCCCTTGGTGGCCGACCACGTGCTCGAGCTGCAAGACCGTAGCCACGGCATGCTCCGCACGGAGGTGCGGTCCAAGCACGGCGATTCCCACCTGGGCCACTTATTCCCTGATGGTCCCAAACCGACGGGTATGCGCTACTGCATCAACTCAGCGTCTCTGCGCTTCGTGGCTGCAAACGACCTGCGGGATGCGGGGTACCAAGAGTTCCTCGCCCTCTTCGAGTAA
- the pgsA gene encoding CDP-diacylglycerol--glycerol-3-phosphate 3-phosphatidyltransferase → MVNEQRAGMSLPMALTWARMGLVPVCVFLFYLPLPWGRAAAAGVFVLAGLTDWLDGYLARRWQQTSAFGAFLDPVADKVMVAVTLVLVVQGAAGGTVALLTALAAMAIIARELMVSALREWMATRGARDEVAVSWLGKLKTAAQMVSLTLLLYGGPMLGLDSRTIGLPVLLLATVLAYASMAGYVGAARRAG, encoded by the coding sequence ATGGTCAATGAGCAGCGCGCCGGTATGAGCCTACCGATGGCGCTCACCTGGGCGCGTATGGGACTGGTGCCCGTGTGCGTATTCCTGTTTTACCTGCCGCTGCCATGGGGGCGCGCAGCGGCCGCGGGCGTCTTCGTGCTTGCGGGCCTCACGGACTGGCTGGATGGCTATCTGGCGCGTCGATGGCAGCAAACAAGCGCATTCGGTGCATTCCTGGATCCGGTGGCGGACAAGGTGATGGTGGCCGTGACGCTGGTGCTCGTGGTACAGGGCGCCGCAGGCGGGACGGTGGCCTTGCTCACCGCACTCGCGGCGATGGCGATCATCGCCCGCGAGTTGATGGTCAGCGCGCTGCGTGAATGGATGGCCACCCGTGGCGCCCGCGACGAGGTGGCGGTTTCCTGGCTCGGCAAGCTCAAGACTGCGGCGCAGATGGTGTCGCTCACTCTCCTACTGTACGGGGGGCCGATGCTGGGCTTGGATAGCCGGACGATCGGACTCCCCGTGCTCCTCCTGGCCACCGTCCTCGCCTACGCCTCCATGGCGGGGTACGTGGGGGCTGCGCGGCGCGCCGGCTAG